A single genomic interval of Helianthus annuus cultivar XRQ/B chromosome 13, HanXRQr2.0-SUNRISE, whole genome shotgun sequence harbors:
- the LOC110902111 gene encoding uncharacterized protein LOC110902111 produces the protein MSIEINVLKEMYPKTLFDIEVESNEYEGMLQFLANGLLEASFFTLVYLHNAVFYKIAPEDPKVAYFNIHKIIGKECEENFASVKEHLLSVYKLKKGTKYFLAPFFYSAHWVLFIVSPKERSVWILDTISVKANKDKDDYPLSRAIESSFGSGLTWTMVQCKQQDGSWECGFMVIWFMVQFVLKKRFRFPNNIWTETTSVTQEEIDMLVENIMTRFFKSTSVGWLNTP, from the exons ATGAGCATTGAGATTAATGTGCTTAAGGAGATGTACCCCAAGACTTTGTTTGATATCGAAGTTGAATCCAACGAATATGAGGGGATGTTACAGTTTTTGGCGAATGGGTTGCTTGAGGCTAGCTTTTTTACATTGGT ATATTTGCATAACGCGGTATTTTATAAAATAGCTCCAGAAGACCCTAAAGTTGCCTACTTCAATATCCACAAAATAATTGGAAAAGAGTGTGAGGAAAATTTTGCAAGTGTAAAAGAACACTTGTTAAGTGTCTACAAACTTAAAAAGGGCACAAAATATTTTCTTGCACCCTTTTTTTATAg CGCCCATTGGGTTTTGTTTATCGTTTCTCCCAAGGAACGAAGTGTTTGGATTTTGGATACGATTTCGGTTAAGGCCAACAAGGATAAAGATGATTATCCTCTTTCGAGAGCAATAGAATCTTCTTTTGGAAGTGGACTTACATGGACCATGGTTCAA TGTAAGCAACAAGACGGGTCTTGGGAGTGTGGGTTCATGGTGATTTGGTTTATGGTCCAGTTTGTTTTAAAGAAGCGATTTCGTTTTCCAAACAAT ATTTGGACCGAGACAACAAGCGTAACACAAGAGGAAATCGACATGTTGGTTGAAAACATCATGACGCGGTTTTTTAAGAGTACGAGTGTAGGTTGGTTGAATACACCATGA